A part of Streptomyces sp. DSM 40750 genomic DNA contains:
- a CDS encoding WhiB family transcriptional regulator — MQLEAHAPSVPPSETIPPPGLTEDSTLTPLTALTALDDAIENLGVPVPCRSYDPEVFFAESPADVEYAKSLCRTCPLVEACLAGAKERREPWGVWGGELFVQGVVVARKRPRGRPRKNPVTA, encoded by the coding sequence GTGCAACTCGAAGCGCACGCCCCGTCCGTACCGCCTTCCGAAACGATCCCCCCGCCCGGCCTCACGGAGGACTCCACCTTGACCCCGCTCACTGCGCTCACCGCGCTCGACGACGCCATCGAGAACCTCGGCGTACCCGTCCCCTGCCGCTCCTACGACCCGGAGGTCTTCTTCGCCGAGTCGCCGGCCGATGTCGAGTACGCCAAGTCCCTCTGCCGTACCTGCCCGCTGGTCGAGGCCTGCCTCGCCGGCGCCAAGGAGCGGCGTGAGCCCTGGGGCGTCTGGGGTGGCGAGCTGTTCGTCCAGGGTGTCGTCGTGGCCCGCAAGCGGCCCCGTGGCCGCCCGCGCAAGAACCCGGTCACGGCATGA
- a CDS encoding ABC1 kinase family protein yields MSDLPRKAVTRTAKLAALPLGIAGRATWGLGKRIVGESAELVGRELQQRTAEQLFKVLGELKGGAMKFGQALSVFESALPEEVAGPYRAALTKLQDAAPPMPTRTVHSVLEERIGQDWQKLFLEFEEKPAAAASIGQVHRAVWHDGRAVAVKVQYPGAGEALLSDLGQLSRFARLLGPLIPGMDIKPLIAELRDRVSEELDYGLEAQAQQAHAEEFAGDPDVVVPAVVHQCEQVLVTEWMDGTPLSEVITDGSQEQRDRAGQLLTRFLFSGPARTGLLHADPHPGNFRLLPDEKRGWRLGVLDFGTVDRLPGGLPAPIGEALRLTIEGEAEAVYEMLRAEGFVKESIDLDPDAVLDYLLPIIEPARADEFAFARGWMRSQAARIADLRSPAHQLGKQLNLPPSYFLIHRVTLSTIGVLCQLGATVRMRDELEEWLPGFISEEEESETAAEA; encoded by the coding sequence ATGTCTGATCTTCCCCGAAAGGCGGTCACCCGGACCGCCAAGCTCGCCGCGCTTCCGCTCGGCATCGCAGGCCGGGCCACCTGGGGACTCGGCAAGCGAATCGTCGGCGAGTCGGCGGAGCTCGTGGGCCGCGAACTCCAGCAGCGCACGGCGGAGCAGTTGTTCAAGGTCCTGGGCGAGCTGAAGGGCGGCGCGATGAAGTTCGGGCAGGCCCTGTCCGTCTTCGAGTCGGCGCTCCCCGAAGAGGTCGCGGGTCCCTACCGCGCGGCGCTGACGAAGCTCCAGGACGCGGCGCCACCGATGCCGACCCGCACGGTGCACTCCGTGCTGGAGGAGCGCATCGGACAGGACTGGCAGAAGCTGTTCCTGGAGTTCGAGGAGAAGCCGGCCGCCGCGGCCTCGATCGGCCAGGTGCACCGCGCGGTGTGGCACGACGGCCGTGCGGTCGCCGTCAAGGTGCAGTACCCGGGCGCGGGCGAGGCCCTTCTCTCCGATCTCGGCCAACTCAGCCGGTTCGCCCGTCTCCTGGGACCCCTGATCCCCGGGATGGACATCAAGCCGCTCATCGCGGAGCTGCGGGACCGGGTCTCCGAAGAGCTCGACTACGGCTTGGAGGCCCAGGCCCAGCAGGCGCACGCGGAGGAGTTCGCGGGCGACCCGGACGTCGTGGTCCCGGCCGTGGTGCACCAGTGCGAGCAGGTGCTGGTGACCGAGTGGATGGACGGCACACCCCTCTCGGAGGTGATCACCGACGGCTCTCAGGAGCAGCGCGACCGGGCGGGCCAGCTACTGACCCGCTTCCTCTTCTCGGGCCCTGCCCGCACCGGCCTCCTGCACGCCGACCCGCATCCGGGCAACTTCCGCCTCCTGCCGGACGAGAAGCGCGGCTGGCGACTCGGCGTCCTCGACTTCGGCACGGTGGACCGTCTGCCGGGCGGCCTGCCGGCCCCGATCGGTGAAGCCCTGCGGCTGACCATCGAGGGCGAGGCCGAGGCGGTCTACGAGATGCTCCGCGCGGAAGGGTTCGTGAAGGAGTCGATAGACCTGGACCCGGACGCGGTCCTCGACTATCTGCTGCCCATCATCGAACCGGCCCGGGCGGACGAGTTCGCCTTCGCCCGCGGCTGGATGCGCAGCCAGGCCGCCCGCATAGCCGACCTCCGCTCCCCCGCCCACCAGTTGGGCAAGCAGCTGAATCTGCCCCCGTCCTACTTCCTCATCCACCGGGTGACCCTGAGCACCATCGGCGTCCTGTGCCAGCTCGGCGCGACGGTCCGTATGCGCGACGAACTGGAGGAATGGCTGCCGGGGTTCATATCGGAAGAGGAGGAGAGCGAGACAGCCGCGGAGGCGTAA